One window from the genome of Variovorax sp. PAMC26660 encodes:
- a CDS encoding LD-carboxypeptidase, which produces MTKHIYIYSPSSAIRDKAAFRRGVKRLTALGHEVEVDDAALSVHQRFAGDDATRLAAISRAAASGADIALIARGGYGLTRILDAIPYKTVAKAIHKGTQFVGCSDFTALQSALLAKTGAVTWSGPAVGEDFGAEDGPDDIMEACFDDLLSGQGEGTGWRMPARDAELKFKPVQDAVLWGGNLCVLTSLLGTPYFPAVDKGVLFIEDTNEHPYRIERMLDQLKLAGVLARQRAIVFGQFTGIRKVAGYDRGFGLNTVIDRLRATLKVPVLAGLPFGHVPTKVLLPVGAKVSMAAEGRDVFLVWGHQHDHSHEHHHHHHDHHAH; this is translated from the coding sequence GTGACCAAACACATCTACATCTACTCCCCCTCCAGCGCGATCCGTGACAAGGCTGCTTTTCGGCGCGGCGTGAAGCGACTCACGGCGCTGGGCCATGAAGTCGAAGTCGACGACGCAGCCCTGTCGGTGCACCAGCGCTTTGCGGGTGACGACGCCACGAGGCTCGCCGCCATTTCGCGCGCGGCCGCCAGCGGTGCCGACATCGCGCTCATCGCGCGCGGTGGCTACGGGCTCACGCGCATCCTCGACGCGATTCCGTACAAGACCGTGGCCAAGGCGATCCACAAGGGCACCCAATTTGTTGGCTGCAGCGACTTCACTGCGCTGCAGAGCGCGCTGCTTGCCAAGACCGGCGCGGTCACCTGGTCGGGCCCCGCGGTCGGCGAAGACTTCGGCGCTGAGGACGGTCCCGACGACATCATGGAAGCCTGCTTCGACGACTTGCTGAGCGGGCAGGGTGAAGGCACTGGCTGGCGCATGCCGGCACGCGATGCCGAGCTGAAGTTCAAGCCGGTGCAAGACGCCGTGCTGTGGGGCGGCAACCTGTGCGTGCTGACCAGCCTGCTTGGCACGCCGTACTTTCCGGCGGTCGACAAGGGCGTGCTGTTCATCGAGGACACCAACGAGCATCCGTATCGCATCGAACGCATGCTCGATCAATTGAAGCTGGCCGGCGTGCTCGCGCGCCAGCGCGCCATCGTGTTCGGTCAATTCACCGGCATCCGCAAGGTGGCGGGCTACGACCGGGGATTCGGGTTGAACACGGTCATCGACCGCCTGCGTGCCACGCTCAAGGTGCCGGTGCTGGCAGGCCTGCCGTTCGGGCATGTGCCGACAAAGGTGTTGCTTCCCGTGGGCGCGAAGGTGTCGATGGCGGCCGAAGGGCGCGACGTGTTCCTGGTGTGGGGTCATCAGCATGACCATTCACACGAGCACCACCATCACCACCACGACCATCACGCCCATTGA
- the tadA gene encoding tRNA adenosine(34) deaminase TadA — MTTEPALPSQMNDDARWMTLALAEARLAAEAGEVPVGAVLVKDGQVIATGRNTPVANHDPSAHAEINALRAGATVLGNYRLDGCELFVTLEPCAMCAGAMLHSRLARVVFGATDPKTGAAGSVLDLFAEPRLNHRTQVQGGVLAQECAAVLQAFFQQRRSVAREQAEPLRDDALRTPAERFAALGDCAFAAHHVQDLPSLQGWRMHYMDESGEGDPLAGCLCLHGPGEWGYFFRHFVGAPGLRTLVPDLIGFGKSDKPKRETTHTLEWHRDVLLEWLDRLQLAPVVLVHSASAASLAALLQAVSGDRFVATLVAPEGGERIKDAWRAPFPDRGYEAALRALGPIASSSGPTPAQARALALQARNAMGYSTS, encoded by the coding sequence ATGACAACTGAGCCCGCATTGCCTTCGCAGATGAACGACGACGCGCGCTGGATGACGCTGGCGCTGGCCGAGGCCCGCCTCGCTGCTGAAGCGGGCGAGGTGCCGGTCGGCGCGGTGCTGGTCAAGGACGGCCAGGTCATTGCCACCGGCCGCAACACGCCCGTGGCGAATCACGACCCGAGCGCGCATGCAGAGATCAACGCGCTGCGCGCTGGTGCCACCGTGCTCGGCAACTACCGGCTGGACGGCTGCGAGTTGTTCGTCACGCTGGAGCCTTGTGCGATGTGCGCGGGCGCCATGCTGCATTCGCGGCTGGCGCGCGTGGTGTTCGGCGCGACGGACCCGAAGACCGGCGCGGCCGGCTCCGTGCTCGACCTCTTTGCCGAGCCGCGCCTGAACCACCGCACGCAGGTGCAGGGCGGCGTGCTGGCGCAGGAATGCGCGGCAGTGCTGCAAGCCTTCTTCCAGCAGCGCCGCAGCGTCGCGCGCGAACAGGCCGAGCCCTTGCGCGACGATGCGTTGCGTACGCCAGCGGAGCGCTTTGCCGCGCTGGGCGACTGCGCCTTCGCCGCGCATCACGTGCAGGACCTGCCGAGCCTGCAAGGCTGGCGCATGCATTACATGGACGAAAGCGGTGAGGGCGATCCACTTGCTGGCTGCCTGTGCCTGCATGGCCCCGGTGAGTGGGGCTACTTCTTCCGGCACTTTGTCGGCGCGCCCGGCCTGCGCACGCTCGTGCCCGACTTGATCGGATTCGGCAAGAGCGACAAGCCCAAGCGCGAGACGACGCACACGCTCGAATGGCATCGCGACGTGCTGCTCGAATGGCTCGACCGTTTGCAGCTGGCGCCAGTGGTGCTGGTGCACAGCGCATCCGCCGCCAGCCTGGCCGCGCTGCTGCAGGCTGTGTCGGGCGACCGTTTCGTGGCGACGCTCGTGGCGCCGGAAGGCGGCGAGCGCATCAAGGACGCATGGCGCGCGCCTTTTCCCGATCGAGGCTACGAAGCCGCATTGCGCGCGCTCGGCCCCATCGCTTCTTCTTCGGGACCGACACCCGCGCAGGCCAGGGCGCTCGCCCTGCAAGCGCGCAACGCAATGGGATACTCGACCTCGTGA
- a CDS encoding adenylate/guanylate cyclase domain-containing protein — protein MGVNSTVVFADLTGSTRVFEAMGNARATETVTRLTQWIGGVCQAHGGRVVKSLGDGVFAIFSSGAAATHAVIELQRYHQKRLLVWPAPLRMALQIGVASGDVVEVEGDCYGDAVNLASRLSDLAGPGQIWVTDAVISQLREGGVQHRDLGLINIRGRSEMSVVHRIDWQEDVTSFLTVPAALAPLRVPDSSFGQIELAWLDVRSMFSTEQLPIHLGRVDDAQFVVNDPRVSRLHARIEVRQGSCVLIDVSTYGTWVRFHGNGGPSTEIALRREECVLHGRGEIGLGAPLSDFSAPTISFSTTGGDVMLSRREIAR, from the coding sequence ATGGGTGTCAATTCCACAGTCGTATTCGCGGACTTGACGGGGAGTACCAGGGTCTTCGAGGCCATGGGGAATGCACGGGCTACCGAAACCGTCACGCGACTTACTCAATGGATCGGTGGCGTCTGCCAGGCGCACGGTGGCCGGGTGGTCAAGTCGCTGGGAGACGGTGTGTTCGCAATCTTTTCCAGCGGAGCCGCAGCCACGCATGCAGTCATCGAATTGCAGCGCTACCACCAGAAGCGCTTGCTGGTCTGGCCGGCGCCATTGCGCATGGCGCTGCAGATCGGCGTGGCAAGTGGCGATGTGGTGGAAGTGGAGGGCGATTGCTACGGCGACGCCGTCAACCTGGCCTCGCGCCTGAGCGACTTGGCAGGGCCCGGCCAGATCTGGGTGACCGACGCCGTGATCTCGCAGTTGCGCGAAGGCGGCGTGCAGCATCGCGACCTGGGCCTCATCAACATCCGGGGCCGCAGCGAAATGTCGGTGGTGCACCGCATCGACTGGCAGGAAGACGTGACCTCCTTTCTTACCGTGCCGGCCGCGCTGGCGCCGTTGCGGGTGCCGGACTCTTCGTTCGGCCAGATCGAACTCGCATGGCTCGACGTTCGCTCGATGTTCAGTACCGAGCAGTTACCGATTCACCTCGGGCGCGTCGACGACGCGCAGTTCGTGGTCAACGACCCGCGTGTCTCGCGGCTGCACGCGCGCATCGAGGTCCGGCAGGGCAGTTGCGTGCTGATCGACGTCAGCACCTACGGCACCTGGGTCCGCTTCCACGGCAACGGCGGGCCGAGCACGGAGATCGCCTTGCGGCGCGAAGAGTGCGTGCTGCATGGCCGCGGTGAGATCGGCCTTGGCGCGCCGCTGAGCGACTTCAGCGCACCGACCATCTCTTTCAGCACCACCGGCGGTGATGTGATGCTGTCGCGCCGCGAGATCGCGCGTTGA